GGCTTAAGGGGTTGAACCCTGAATCCGCTGAGTATAGAGTCTTAGACGCTAGGCAGAGGGCCATCAAAGTCGTCACGAACGCCGTATACGGCTACGCCGGGTGGATAGGCGCCAGATGGTATAGACGCCCCATAGCAGAGGCTACGACCGCTTGGGGCCGGGAGACCCTTAGAAAGACCATAGAATACGCGAGGAGCATAGGTCTCGACATAATCTACGGCGACACAGATTCAATATTCGTCCGATACGACGAGGATAAGGTGGAGAAGCTCATCCGCTACGTAGCCGAACATGAAGGTTTGGAGATAAAGCCAGACGCGATATATGTTAGGATAATATTCACCGAAGCCAAAAAGCGATATGCCGGAATCCTCACAGACGGTAGAGTAGATATCGTGGGTCTAGAAGCGGTTAGAGGCGATTGGTGCGAAGCTGCGAGAAGAATTCAGAGAGAAGTAATCAAGATAATACTCGAAACGGGTTCACCGGACAGAGCAGTTGAGAAAGCTAGAGACCTGATCGCAGAGGTTAAGGCGGGCAAGGTTCCGCTCAGGGAGCTTGTCATATGGAAGGCCATAACGAGACCTATCGAAGAGTATAGGGTTAGGGCACCACATGTCGAGGCGGCTAAGAGGCTTATTAAAATGGGCTGGGAGGTTGAACCGGGCGACAAGGTGGGCTTCGTGATCGTTAGGGGTAGCGGTAAACTCTATGATAGGGTTCAGCCCTATCAGTTCGTCAAGCAGGAGGATGTGGACTATAGCTATTACGTCGAGAATCAGGTTCTGCCTGCTGTGTTGAGGGTGCTTAAAGTGTTCGACTATGATAGAGACTCTTTAGAGACCGTTAGGCAGAAGGGGCAGATGAGACTATTCTAGCGTTAAGATTTAAGTAACCCGTCTTTACGTATAGTTTTAGCTTCGGAGGTCTAGGTGCTCCTTGTCCATAGATCCATGGGGCTCAGAAATCATAGAGGATTATGAGAGGATCTTCGTAGACTTCGGCGTAAAGAGGATCCCTGAGCATATTAGGACCGGTCTTAAACACATAAGCTTCGAGAGGGGAATTGTGATCGGTCACAGGGATTTCGAGAAGGTCTACCAAAGAATAGTCTCCGGTAGACCCTTCATAAACATGACGGGAATAGCTACCTCGGGAGAGCTCCACTTTGGGCATAAGATGATCATAGATATCTTCAAGTTCTTCAAGGATTGTGGGGGTAGAAACTACTTCGCCATCTGCGACATAGACGCCTATGTGAGTAGACCTGACAGTAGGATTCCGAGTCTAGAAGTCGCTAAGAAGTATGCTGTCGAAAACTTGTCGCATGCATTAGCCCTGGGGTTGGATGAGAAGGACGTCTATGTTCAAAGCCGTAAGGAAAGGAGATACTACGAGTTCGCCTTCGAACTTTCCAAGAAAATAACCGAAAGCGCTTTCAGAGCCATATACGGGCATCTAGACATAGGTAAGGTAGCGGCTAATCTGCTTCAGTATGCCGACATACTTCACCCTCAGCTTCCGGAGTATGAGGGGAAGATGCCTTCGGTGACCGTCATAGCCGCAGAGCAGGACCCGCATATAAGGGCGGTCAGAGATATAGCCGCCCGTCTACCATACGACTTTGAGCTTCCATCAGCTTTGATAATAGTTCACCTGCCGGGGCTTAAAGCCGGTAGAAAAATGTCTAAGAGCGAGCCTGAAACCTGTATCTTCCTCAAAGACGCCCCAGAGGTCGCGGCTAGGAAGATTATGAATGCCTTCACAGGTGGTCAGCCAACGGTCGAGGAGCAAAGAAAACTTGGGGGAAAGCCTGAGATCTGTAGGGTCTACGAGTTTCTCAAGTTTAATCATCCTGATAGCGCTATGCTTAGGAAGATGTATGAAGACTGTGTCTCAGGTAGGATACTGTGCGGTGAGTGTAAGCTCCTCACGGCAGAGTTCGTTAAACAATTCCTCGAAAGACATAGGGAAAAGTTGAAAGATGCCGTGGAGCTGGCTGAGAGAATCGTTTACGGATAAGAGGTGTAGGTAGTTGAAGGTTAGGCTTCTGGAGGGTGAGATGCAACTTCTTAAGGCCCTCGAAAAGTTTAATGGAGAGACCTACGACGAGAGGCTCGTCTCTGAGACCGGTTGGCCGTCTGACAAGGTTACTACTATGGCTTTGAACATGAGTGAGAGAGGGGTAGTGAAGGTCTCGGTCGAGGAGGAGGTTTGGATTTGGCTGACAGATGAGGGGTTAAGATATGCACGGATGGGACTACCTGAGAGGCGTATACTCGAGCAGGCTATGGCTAGAGGTGGAGTAAAAATTTCGAAGCTTGAAGGAGTTGAGGACTGGGAGAAACCCATAGGCTTGGCTTGGTTCAGGAGGAAGGGCTGGGGCGTTATACGAGGCGGTAGAGTAGAAGCGGCCGGTGAGTTCCCTAAGGGAGCCGATGAGAAGCTTATAGAACTCATAGCCTCTAAGGGTAAGGTTCGTTTAACAGAGTTACCAGAGGAACTGAGAAAGACGGTTAAGACCTTGAAATCTAGAAGGCTTGTCGAGACCGGGAAGGTCACTAGAAGACTGATCTCTCTTACGGAATTGGGCTGGGGCGTTTTAAGGGGCGATGTCGAAGTTCTGGAGGAGGTTTCGAGGCTAACGAGAGACCTGATCGTCTCCGGCAGATGGAGAAATGTAATACTTAAGAAATACGACGTGTCGCTCCCCAGCTATAGGGCGCCTATAGGCCGGTTACATTTCTGGAGAGAGATTTTAAACCACATCAGAAGGGTCTGGGTCGAGATGGGGTTCAAGGAAATGGAGGGGCCCATACTCGAGACATGCTTCTGGGACTACGACGCCCTATACGTGCCTCAAGACCATCCTGCTAGAGACCTTCAGGATACGTTTTATGTTAAAACTCCTGGAAGAGGTAGGCTTCCGAATCCTGAGCTTGTCGATAGGGTTAGACGAACTCACGAAGATGGGTGGACTACGGGCTCGATAGGATGGAGGTACGAGTGGAGTGTCGAGGAGGCTAGGAGAACGCTGCTTAGAACTCATACGACCGCGGTATCGGTTAGAACTTTAGCGATCCTTAAGGAGGCCGAGCTACCTGCTAAGTTCTTCTCTGTCGGTAGGGTTTTCAGAAACGAGAAGCCAGACCGCACGCATCTATGCGAGTTCTACCAGACGGAGGGTATAGTAGTAGACGAGAACGCTAATATGAAGCACTTGGTAGGCTATCTCAGAGAGTTCTTCAAGAGACTTGGGTTTCCAGAGGCTAGATTCCGACCTGCATACTTCCCATATACCGAGCCGTCGCTAGAGGTCGAAGTATACCATCCACCGACAGGTAAGTGGATCGAGCTGGGTGGAGCTGGGATATTTAGACCCGAGGTCGTAAAGCCACTGTTAGGTAGAGATATCCCCGTTTTGGCATGGGGTCTCGGGCCTGAGAGGATGGTCATGCTAAACTACGGGCTTAAAGACATCAGAGAGTTGATCATGAACGACTTGGAGACGCTTAGGAGAGCACCGGTCTGGATGGGGTGAAACAGCATGCCGGTTATAAGAGTCGGATTAGAGGATTTCAGAAGACTGGTTGGGCTTAGGCTTTCCTTGAGTCGTCTTAGAGAGGAAATCCCTATGATGGGGCTAGGGTGGGAGAGAGATGACCCTGAGGGGTTTGAGGTAGAAGTCTTTCCCAATAGACCTGATATGCTTAGCCCCGAAGGACTTGCCAGGACCTATAAGGGGTTTATAGGTCTTGAGAGAGGTGTGCCTGATTACGTGGTTAAACGCGGTTTCTACGAGGCTTATGTAGACGCCGCCGTTAAATCCGTCAGGCCGTATATAGCCTTCGCGACTATTAAAAACGTCCCCATGGATGAGGAGGTGTTTAAGAGCATCATCCAGATCCAGGAGAAGCTTCACATATCATATTGTAGAAACCGTAGAAAGGGCTCTATCGGTGTCCACGACCTCGATAAGCTTAAACCCCCGGTGAGGTATACGGTTAAGCCTCTTAGCTTCAGGTTTAGACCGCTAGACTCTGAGGAAGAGATGAGTATACGTGAAATCCTTCGAAGACATCCGAAGGGCGTAGAATATGGCCATCTATTAAGCGGGTTTAAGTATTGCCCGATCTTAGAGGATTCTCAGGGCATGGTTCTATCCATGCCACCGGTGATAAACTCCGAGTACACGAGGGTAACCCTCGAAACCAAGAACCTCTTCATAGACTGCACAGGTCTAGACTGGAGGACCGTGAACTCCGTCTTAAATATAATAGCCACCTCCCTTGCAGAGCGGGGTTGCCAGATATACACCGTCAAGATTCACTATCCATACGATACCCCCGTCGGTAAAGAGGTTGAAACCCCTGACCTAGCCCCTAGCGAGATGAAGCTTCCACTAAGCCTCGTCGATAAAGTCTTTGGTGAACATCTCGATGCCGAAGAGGTCGTTAAACTCTTGGCTAAGATGAGGTTCGACGCGGTCAAGCTTTCTGAGGGAGAACTCCTCGTAAAGATCCCGGCGTATAGAGTCGATATAATGCACCCGGTGGACTTGGTTGAGGACGTTATCATAGCGTACGGCTACAATCTTATAGAGCCTGAGATCCCTCAGTTCGCGACCATAGGTGGTGAAAGCCTGTTAGAAAGATTTTCCTCTAAGGTTAGGAGTATCATGGTAGGCTTAGGCTACCAGGAGGTTATGACTGAGATTCTAACGAATCCCAGAGACCTGTTCGTTAAAATGAGAGTTAAACCTGAGCCTGTGGTGGAGCTTGAGAATCCTAAGACAGTCGAGTACACGGTCTGCAGGAGCTGGCTTCTACCCGGTTTGATGAAGGTTCTAGCTAGGAATAGACATAGGGAGTACCCGCAGAGGATATTCGAGGTCGACGACGTAGTCGTCTTAGACGAGAACTCCGAAACCGGAGGAAGATCCCTCAGAAAGCTAGCTGCGGTATCGATACACTCAGAGGCCGACTACGCGGAGGTTAAAGCCGTAGTAGACACTTTTCTCGACATCCTTGCAGTCAAGCACAGGGTCGAGCCAGGGATTCATCCGAGTTTCATAGATGGAAGGACAGGATTTATAAAAACCCTTAAGGGGGAGACCTTCGGATTCCTAGGCGAGATCCATCCAGAGGTTCTGATAAACTTCGGATTAGAAAACCCTACGGTAGGGTTCGAGATAGACCTTGAGGCGATCATGAGGCTTAAGGGGTTTGGACGGAGACCCTAGAAGGGTTCCATGCAGACGGACCCCTCCGAGAAGCCGGTAGGCTGGCTATGAGGACGGGGTTACCCAAGCATGGAACAGGCCCTATGGGCCGCAATCCAAACCCTTATAAAACGGCCTACGAACCTCTCTGACGGTGGGCACCTGGGTCCCATACGGAGAGAGCCGGCCGAGCAGGGCGTAGACGCCCTTCGATGACGCTTGGGTGTTAGTCGTATGGGATATAGACACCCAGGTGTCCACCCAGAGTATCGACTTCTAAATCTTTTTAACGGAGTGCCAGGTATTTGGGATATCCGCCAAAGACTTGCATCGAGGTGGTTTAGTGAAACGACTTAGAAATTGGCTACTATTTTTGGTTGTTGTTTTGATATGGAGTTCTAACTGGCCGATTATGAAGGTGGGTCTAACTTATGTCGACCCGTGGAGCTTTATCTACCACAGGTTTCTACTGTCTACGACCGCTCTTTTTCTGCTTCTATTAATTTTAAAGAGGAAGGTCCCAACCGATAGAAGAGTTCTTGTTAGACTTTTCATACTAGGTCTTATCACAAGCATAGGGATAACATTGACGAGTTTAGGTTTAGTGTATGAGAAATCTGGGGTAAGCGCGATCTTGACGTATACCCAACCTTTATTCGTCTTCTGCATGGCTATACCGTTTTTAGGCGAGAAGGCTAGTATCGGTCGAGTTCTAGGCGTTTTCATAGGATTTCTAGGGGTTGTAGTCCTCTCTACTAGAGGCGGTAGCCTTATCGATAGACTTGATCTACCTGTTTTTCTCTTGGTAGCTGGTGCGTTTCTTTGGGCCGCCGCGATCATATATTACAAGAAGTTTCTAAGCCATGTAGACCCCGCCGTGACGAACATATTTCAGCTAGGAGTCGGCGTCGTCTTGCTTACTCCGGTGATCGCTCTGAAGGGCTTAGCGTTCCCTCCTTCACTTGAATACATCCCAGTCATTCTCTACACATCGGTTTGTGCCCAAGGTGTGGCGTTAACCCTATGGGTCCTCCTATTAAGAGAGGAGGAGGCGACCGTCCTATCTTCCTCAAGCTTTATGGTTCCGGTAGCTGCCTTCATGTTCGGGTGGCTGATACTCGGAGAAACAGTGGAGCCGAAGGTACTACTTGGGTCAGCTCTTATACTTACTGGTGTTTACATAGTCAATAAAATCTAGGCTATCCAAAGGGTCTTGAACGTAGTAAACGTTTTTAAACCCGTAGGTTTTCTCCATGCTTATAGATTGGTTAGAGGGTTGACCTGGTTTGAAGGTCGAGGAAGCTGAAGCTCTGATCAAGAGAGGGCTTGAAGAAATTATAACAGAGGATAGACTTAGAACTCTTCTAGAGGAGGGTAGACGGTTAAGAGGTTATATAGGTGTCGAACCGTCGGGTTTGTTCACATTGGGATGGATTATATGGGCTCGTAAAGTTAAAGACCTCATAGACGTAGGCGTCGACTTCATCCTTCTGCAGGCGACGTGGCACGCGTGGATAAACGATAAACTAGGCGGAAACCTAGAGAACATAAGGCTATGCGCCGAGTACATCGAACATTGTCTCCAGGCTTTAGGCATTCCTAGAGACGGCTATAAGGTCGTCTACGCAGACGAGCTCGTCTCTACAAGCGACTACTGGGGCATAGTGCTTAGAGTCGCGAAGTCTCTGACGTTGAAGAGGGTTAGAAGAGCCTTAACCATAATGGGTCGTAGAGCCGAGGAGGGGGCTATGGATTTCTCTAAGCTCATATATCCATGTATGCAAGTGTCCGATATCTTCTACCTCGACCTAGACCTATGCCTCGGAGGTATGGATCAGAGAAGAGCCCACGTATTGGCCATCGAGGTCGCCAAAAGGCTTGGTAGGAAAAAGCCTGTGGCTCTTCATACACCCCTACTCATAGGGCTCGCAGGCTTGGGTAGGATGGAGGGGGCTATAAAGGGAGAGGCGCTGTATGAGTTTAAGATGAGTAAGTCTAAGCCTGAAACCGCCATATTTGTACACGACACCGAAGAGGAGGTTGAGAAGAAGTTGTTGAAGGCTTACTGTCCTCCTAAGATGATCGAGAATAACCCGGTTCTAGAGATATGTCGTCTTATACTGTTTCCTGAGCCTGGGTTTAGACTTAAGATAGAAAGACCGCTGAAATATGGTGGAGACCTAGAGGTCCAAAGCTACGTCGAGCTTGAAGACCTATACTTCAAAGGACAGCTACATCCTTTAGACCTCAAAAACGCCGTGGCTAGGGCTTTAAATGAAAAACTTAAGCCGGTTAGAGACTATTTTAAGACCGTAAACGAGGCGCGTGAACTCTACGAGAAGATGATGAGCTTAACGGTTACGAGGTGATATTGTTGAAGTGGACCTTAGAGCGTGTAGAGCTTCTCATGGAAGCCCTCGACGAGTTGTTTAAGGAGTGGAGGGACGGGGCATGCATAGTAGTCGAGGGTAAGAGGGATAGAGATGTCCTTGAAGACCTCGGTTTGAAAACCGGCGTCGTAGCGTTTAAGACGTTAAACTGTTGCATATCGGACGCGATCGAGAGGTTATGCTACGAAGATAAGGTGGTTATCCTGACGGATTTCGACCGTGAAGGTGAGGAATTAGCATCCCGTATATCTGATGTTTTGACTAGAAGGGGGGTTGATGTTAACCTTGAGGTCAGACGGAAGCTATCATATATCTTAAAAGGCGAGGTCAAGGGATTCGAGGACCTAAGCTCTCTACTCGATAGGTTATCGGCCAAGTTTAAGATGTCTCTGACCTCGTTTGTCACAGGGTATATGGAGCGTCTAGGGGAGAATCCTTGAAGCGTATATGGATTTATAGCCCCCTCCCTGCCACGGATCTACATACCCATAGCGAATTTTCAAGATGTAGCGTAGACACAAGCGTACAGGGTAACATAGCCATGGCGGAGCTTAGGGGATTAAGAGCCATAGCTATAACGGATCATTCTTCTCA
The DNA window shown above is from Candidatus Bathyarchaeota archaeon and carries:
- a CDS encoding phenylalanine--tRNA ligase subunit beta; protein product: MPVIRVGLEDFRRLVGLRLSLSRLREEIPMMGLGWERDDPEGFEVEVFPNRPDMLSPEGLARTYKGFIGLERGVPDYVVKRGFYEAYVDAAVKSVRPYIAFATIKNVPMDEEVFKSIIQIQEKLHISYCRNRRKGSIGVHDLDKLKPPVRYTVKPLSFRFRPLDSEEEMSIREILRRHPKGVEYGHLLSGFKYCPILEDSQGMVLSMPPVINSEYTRVTLETKNLFIDCTGLDWRTVNSVLNIIATSLAERGCQIYTVKIHYPYDTPVGKEVETPDLAPSEMKLPLSLVDKVFGEHLDAEEVVKLLAKMRFDAVKLSEGELLVKIPAYRVDIMHPVDLVEDVIIAYGYNLIEPEIPQFATIGGESLLERFSSKVRSIMVGLGYQEVMTEILTNPRDLFVKMRVKPEPVVELENPKTVEYTVCRSWLLPGLMKVLARNRHREYPQRIFEVDDVVVLDENSETGGRSLRKLAAVSIHSEADYAEVKAVVDTFLDILAVKHRVEPGIHPSFIDGRTGFIKTLKGETFGFLGEIHPEVLINFGLENPTVGFEIDLEAIMRLKGFGRRP
- a CDS encoding phenylalanine--tRNA ligase subunit alpha, producing MKVRLLEGEMQLLKALEKFNGETYDERLVSETGWPSDKVTTMALNMSERGVVKVSVEEEVWIWLTDEGLRYARMGLPERRILEQAMARGGVKISKLEGVEDWEKPIGLAWFRRKGWGVIRGGRVEAAGEFPKGADEKLIELIASKGKVRLTELPEELRKTVKTLKSRRLVETGKVTRRLISLTELGWGVLRGDVEVLEEVSRLTRDLIVSGRWRNVILKKYDVSLPSYRAPIGRLHFWREILNHIRRVWVEMGFKEMEGPILETCFWDYDALYVPQDHPARDLQDTFYVKTPGRGRLPNPELVDRVRRTHEDGWTTGSIGWRYEWSVEEARRTLLRTHTTAVSVRTLAILKEAELPAKFFSVGRVFRNEKPDRTHLCEFYQTEGIVVDENANMKHLVGYLREFFKRLGFPEARFRPAYFPYTEPSLEVEVYHPPTGKWIELGGAGIFRPEVVKPLLGRDIPVLAWGLGPERMVMLNYGLKDIRELIMNDLETLRRAPVWMG
- the trpS gene encoding tryptophan--tRNA ligase, translated to MSIDPWGSEIIEDYERIFVDFGVKRIPEHIRTGLKHISFERGIVIGHRDFEKVYQRIVSGRPFINMTGIATSGELHFGHKMIIDIFKFFKDCGGRNYFAICDIDAYVSRPDSRIPSLEVAKKYAVENLSHALALGLDEKDVYVQSRKERRYYEFAFELSKKITESAFRAIYGHLDIGKVAANLLQYADILHPQLPEYEGKMPSVTVIAAEQDPHIRAVRDIAARLPYDFELPSALIIVHLPGLKAGRKMSKSEPETCIFLKDAPEVAARKIMNAFTGGQPTVEEQRKLGGKPEICRVYEFLKFNHPDSAMLRKMYEDCVSGRILCGECKLLTAEFVKQFLERHREKLKDAVELAERIVYG
- a CDS encoding DMT family transporter, which gives rise to MVVVLIWSSNWPIMKVGLTYVDPWSFIYHRFLLSTTALFLLLLILKRKVPTDRRVLVRLFILGLITSIGITLTSLGLVYEKSGVSAILTYTQPLFVFCMAIPFLGEKASIGRVLGVFIGFLGVVVLSTRGGSLIDRLDLPVFLLVAGAFLWAAAIIYYKKFLSHVDPAVTNIFQLGVGVVLLTPVIALKGLAFPPSLEYIPVILYTSVCAQGVALTLWVLLLREEEATVLSSSSFMVPVAAFMFGWLILGETVEPKVLLGSALILTGVYIVNKI
- a CDS encoding tyrosine--tRNA ligase, yielding MKVEEAEALIKRGLEEIITEDRLRTLLEEGRRLRGYIGVEPSGLFTLGWIIWARKVKDLIDVGVDFILLQATWHAWINDKLGGNLENIRLCAEYIEHCLQALGIPRDGYKVVYADELVSTSDYWGIVLRVAKSLTLKRVRRALTIMGRRAEEGAMDFSKLIYPCMQVSDIFYLDLDLCLGGMDQRRAHVLAIEVAKRLGRKKPVALHTPLLIGLAGLGRMEGAIKGEALYEFKMSKSKPETAIFVHDTEEEVEKKLLKAYCPPKMIENNPVLEICRLILFPEPGFRLKIERPLKYGGDLEVQSYVELEDLYFKGQLHPLDLKNAVARALNEKLKPVRDYFKTVNEARELYEKMMSLTVTR
- a CDS encoding toprim domain-containing protein, encoding MKWTLERVELLMEALDELFKEWRDGACIVVEGKRDRDVLEDLGLKTGVVAFKTLNCCISDAIERLCYEDKVVILTDFDREGEELASRISDVLTRRGVDVNLEVRRKLSYILKGEVKGFEDLSSLLDRLSAKFKMSLTSFVTGYMERLGENP